The Roseovarius sp. EL26 genome contains the following window.
TCGCATGGCATCAAACATCGCTTGCAGATCAGCGGCAGAGGTTTCCGGTTCATAATCTTCGATCAAAGCATCATAGATATCGCCGCCATTTGCCAATGCGGCCCCTTCTTCACGTTTCAGAGCCAGAACTTCTGTCAAAACCGGAGCAAAGGTGGAAAAATCATCGTTTGCACGTGCATCAGCCCATTTACCCTGTGCAGTGCTGGTTGCCCGTGCCACTGCTACTGCCAGATCTGCAGGCACTTTTGTAACGCGATCATAGCTGTGCCGGATCAACCGCAGTTGAGCAGCTTCAACTTCGCCCTGTGTATCCGTCTCCGCCTTGGCAAGCCAGTTGCCCACGCGCGGGTCTGTCCGGCGGGCATGTAAAACTGCCTCCAGCGCGCCCATTTCTTCAGCCCGCTGCGCGCCTGCGCCTGCTGGCATCATGGTTTCTTGATCCCAGGACAACCGTCCTGCGACCTGTCCCAAGGCTTCGCTATCGCGTTGGAAACGCATCAACTCGTCATAAGCACGCATATTTTACCCTCTGATCGATTGTGCAACGGGATATAGGCTCAGAAACCGCGCCCGCAGGATCAACACCCATAGGGCCACCGCCACAATTTGGTGCGTGATCGCGACATGCCACTGCGCTGCATAGAGCACGGTCATAATGCCCAACATCACCTGCACACAAAGCGCAAGAAAGGCCGCGTTAAACGCCCCACGTGTCACCGCATTGGCACTGCGACGGCCTTTCACCCAGACCATGACAGCAAAGCCTAGCAAGATGTAACCAACAACCCGATGCACAAACTGCACCAACCCCGGGTTTTCAAACAGATTGCGCCACCCCAGTTCCGTCATCCACATCTCAGGCGGCAAAACACCTCCGGCCATCAAAGGCCAGTCTGTATATGTCCGCCCTGCATCGATGCCAGCAACCAGTGCGCCGATCAGTATCTGTAGCCCGGCAAAATGCAGCCAGCCGGTCGACAACTTATAAAGCTTTTCCTCTTTGCCACGCCGGGCCTGCATCAGCTCTCGTTCTTCACGACCCAATTTGAAGATAAACCATGTCAGAACGGCCAGGATCACAAAAGCGAGCCCCAAATGAAGCGCCAACCGGTAGCTGGCTACATCCAGCATGCCATGGCCAAGTCCAGAGGACACCATCCACCAGCCGACAGCACCCTGAACACCTCCCAAAGCGCCCGGAATGATCAACTTACCCGTCCAGCCCGTGGGAATTTTTCGTAATGCTAAGAGTCCCAGAAATCCAATGGCCCAAACTAGGCCAACAACACGGCCCAATTGACGATGCCCCCATTCCCACCAATAGATGGATTTGAAATCCTCCAATGTCATCCAGCTGTTTTGCTGCTGAAACTCTGGAATTTCTTGATATTTATCGAATTCAGCTTGCCAATCCGCCATACTCATCGGAGGCACAGCCCCGGTGATGGGTTTCCATTCAGTGATGCTTAACCCGCTGTCAGTCAACCGGGTCAATCCGCCAACAATGAT
Protein-coding sequences here:
- the ctaA gene encoding heme A synthase codes for the protein MSNKRSIFEEVGAEQPVNTPRGGMIDRGRGGARRAVRIWLMALFALVVAMIIVGGLTRLTDSGLSITEWKPITGAVPPMSMADWQAEFDKYQEIPEFQQQNSWMTLEDFKSIYWWEWGHRQLGRVVGLVWAIGFLGLLALRKIPTGWTGKLIIPGALGGVQGAVGWWMVSSGLGHGMLDVASYRLALHLGLAFVILAVLTWFIFKLGREERELMQARRGKEEKLYKLSTGWLHFAGLQILIGALVAGIDAGRTYTDWPLMAGGVLPPEMWMTELGWRNLFENPGLVQFVHRVVGYILLGFAVMVWVKGRRSANAVTRGAFNAAFLALCVQVMLGIMTVLYAAQWHVAITHQIVAVALWVLILRARFLSLYPVAQSIRG